The sequence below is a genomic window from Cicer arietinum cultivar CDC Frontier isolate Library 1 chromosome 6, Cicar.CDCFrontier_v2.0, whole genome shotgun sequence.
GAATGTGATGACCAATGCATTAATATTGACACATGTGATCACCTTAACAGCCGATAGTACAACTGCACAATTGGCATGCTGTAACCGTGGGGTAACTCTTTCTACGATGTTTTCTGCTTCACGTGCATCAGAAGCCTTGTATCTAGAAAGAGCATCCAATATAAAAACTTGACCCCATCTGGTAAGTAAACACAAGTTGTGTTAGATTTATTTAAACAAACGGGTCAAAGATGGACAAGGAAAAGACAGTATGTTGACAACTGAAACAGTAGCTAATAAATTACAATACTTTACCAATCAACTAGGCAATATAACTGAATCATATTTCTTGGTTTCATTTTCAACTTTGAAGTGATCCTCAAGATGCATATTCAGTTACTAACATATACTGCCCGTAGATACAATCTCTACAAAGAAtgtttatcaacatatatttcgCTAAGGGAACAAAATCACACCATGAAACACAGCTATTTAGGATAGCATCTAATTCTACCATCAACTACTGCACCCCTCGATCTTAGAGGGAGAGTATTGTCTTTCATTTGTATCATGGTTATCATGTTTCAAACAGCCGGACCCACCAGGCAAggtttttatttaaagtttaaacaACTACAAGCTGTTCAGCTTGAGGACACGGTTAATGTTTAGGTTACCCCTTCTCACTCCATTTCAAATTGAATGTCATTCATGGTTTGTTCACAAGGATTAAGAAAAACTATAAATAACTTAATAATTCGTgcaataattttactaaattgtGCGCATAACTATTGGAGAATTGGTGATTGTTATAAATACAAAATGGAGATGCTTTATTTGATGACAAAttagaaaagaaataattaatttatttacaatgaAAAGATAAAATGACACATactatgcattttttttattttctaaaaggACAGTTGATATGAAATGGAGGGAGTAGTTGAATAGTTAGTTGTTAGAGTGTGAGAAATGGTAGGCGATGAATAAAGGAAAGGAAGATTTACATGGGGCATCATTAGTTTTGGAGAGGATTTTAGAGGGGGAGAGAAGTGAGAGCTAGGTTACTCAAATATTTGGAATGTAATATAGTTTCTACCAATAACCACTTTTTTGTCTATATTCTGAAACAGTACTAACAGAGGAGTTGCACTATAACTAAAGTAGAAagtgtttcaaatttcaattataagAACAAAATTAGAAAACAAAAACTTACTCTGTACATTCATTTAACGCAGTGAGGAGCTTTGACAGTGTGTGACTAGTGATCTCAAAGATGGGTCTACTACTATTGTCCTGAATTTCAGCAAGTGCTGCAACAGCATTAGCTACAACCATTGGATTATTATCAGATATCAAATCCTTCAGTGATTCCAAAAAACCCCTGTCCTCAACCAACTCTGCATTTATGTCATAGAGCTTTGCAACACAAATGGCTGCTGTCTTGCGAACATATGGATCATCGTCCTGTCAATATATACCAACACAAGCACATGTTACAAATAGGTACATAGGCAAAAACGCAACTCACGTAACCAACACAATAAGAAATCATAAACAGTGGATTTCAAACTAAATGATATACATGTACAAATTATAAAAGAACTGTGTGCACCTTTAAGCATCTTTGGAGGGGATCACATAGATACTCAGTAATTTTATCAACACGAATGCATCCCATTGTCCGCACAGCTAAGGCACGAATTAAAGGATTTGGATCTTGAGAATCCTGAGCAGCATTtcataaaatgaaaattgtgTCATACAACATTCAACTTCAGATCAACTGCCATCAGTAAGAGTTGGTGAACAATAAGTTACAGTAAAAACAAATTGAGAGTGCCATATGGGGAGGCAAAAATGGAAATATTATATGTTGTGAGACCGAGAACCCCAAAAGCCAAGAAATTGGTGATAGcaaagattaataaaataactgaTACAAAGACAATAAAAATAAGGAACACGAATAAACAAAAGAATGGCCATTCAAGCTTTCACCTTCACAAATGTATTTACTGCAAGTATAGCAAGGTCAGGCTGGCTCTTTGCATAATTAATCAGATACAAATAGACTAACTTTTTGAGCTCCAAATTTTCTGTCTGCATGCAATTCACCACATCTGTGAACAACGACGAAACATCCTTTCCAACAGTCATAGCAGCAATCACTTTTTTCACTGCATCTTTTCTCTTATCCTGCACAACACGAAAGAAATAGAAGTTAGATTCACAAACCTACTTCTTACACCCAATCTTCAACCACGGCAATGAAAGAGTCTACCAAAAAAAGCAAGACAAACACGTCTAACAAATTAAAACAGCCAAAAATAAACTACTATATAATAATCATTTGCTACAAATCTCACCGTGATAGTAATGTTATAACAAAAATCTACTTAATATAATACCGAATTTCTCCCTTGGCGACTGTAACTGATAAAATGAATTATACAAAAATCAGATATGCTAAGCTAACATCAAAATTCAGAAATAGGAAACGTGAACATTAACATAACGAAGGCCAAAATAGTCTTAATATGCTATTAACTGAGTAATAACAGTTTAAAGGTAAATCACTAAATATCTAGGTAACAATTAAAGACTATAATATAATGTTACATCGACATttgcataaataaataaataagaatattcATAATTACTTATGCATCGGCGAATCGAAAACACAGAATCCAGATCAGGTATGCGAAGGTGCAAGCAAGAACATGAAGAAACTGAAATCGGATCGAGAAATGGAAATtgcaaaaaagataaataaataaataaataaaatagaaaagggATCGAGAGAGATCTGAGTAACGTAACGTAACCTTGTACTGAGAATTAAGCTCTTCTTTGAGCTCAGGGATTTCACCCTTCTTAGTGGTGGAGAAGTACTTGGAGTCGTTCCTACTCATCTTTGTTGCGCCCTTTTTCTTCGTCTTCTGCTTGATTCAAATGTCAATGTGGATGGGCGATGCCGAGGAAGAAAACATTGATTCTGGTTATGACTGCAAGAGAGAGATCTACAAACGGTGTCGTATTATTCACTGTTCGCAACTTTATAATTgtagtaataattttattttggataAATCATCGTTTTTTAATTCTTGAAAGAGTAAAAGTCATTTTTATCCttaatttaggaaaaaaatttaaacgagtaatttttaaaatatacaatttatcaatttttagaattaatttgagttttttaatgaatttgaaattaaaataaacattttcctttttattcttataatttttttatgttaatagaaattttatttgttatatattatttttaaataattcactatttatttttacaggtaatttttatttattgttactATATATCAACTCGATGtttttttatcacaatttttcaaaatttcaaacaattgtataatttctttttcaattttttattttatatatggaTATGTTTGAGATTAATGATCAGTGTAGTGTACAGTaatgttatattaataattcataTAATTTAATCTCATACTATAGTCTTTTACTCATCCTATTGTATAGTTTAGTGAGAATATATACtagcaatctaaacaaaattatatttcacattttatgttaatagtattttgttatataaattaattataatttttatataaagagCACAACAGCAAAATTTACGAgacaaataatataaatttaattactattaatataaTGATAACGTAAATTTTGTACACAATATCTAATCATATTTTTCGTGtagatttttttgtttaacTTGGTGTATAAGTTTTAATGAATATGTAAAACTGTTTTTGTTACTAAATGTAAAACTTGTTTATACTATTAAttacaactatttttttaaaagaattaatttacAACTACTAGACTATATTCCATTAAATAAAAACCTATTAgtatattgatttaatttatacataCGATAGTTTAAAAAGTTTAcaaattcaatcacattttacCGCACATTTAGAGATTATTAAGAGATTAGTTCGgtaataatacaaaaaatattaaaattgaaacaaattgcCCTGtcgaaaaaataaattgaaactacatattgatttttttacaattaaggAATTAGAATATTTTCCATCcatatttaaaactaattattttgattatagaTTAATTTCTTTTACGCATGTAGATAGGTCTTTAAACTCATTCATTTGCGATAAAACAAGTATTTGATAGAATTGTTCTATTGGAAGCTCAGTATGATTTGGTCTATCTGAATGCatataatgaaatttaaattttgttcatattttacATTAGCGTTCATTTAATTGCTCATGTAATGATGTGAGGACATAACAATAATTCCTAGATATTTGTGGCACTAATTTGAGTCAGGTTGAATGAATTATTGTAACAAATGGgcaaaaaaataatgtattatttCACTTTCAATATGAAAAGAAAACACAATGATTTCTTGTTAGAAGAATTAAAATGAAACACTTAAAACAAATATGAGATTTCTCATGCTTTCTCTTCTCCATAGCATACAGAAAAGAAGCCTATCTCCAACTTGATTGATAAACTCCAATGGTCAAAAGACTTCAGCACTTGGAGATTTGTATAACTTCTCCACCATCTTCCTGTATTCTGTATAACACATCACCAAAAATCATTATAAACTATTTCGGATTCACCAACTATATTCATCACAAGACTCATAATGATTGtagaattattattaaatatgtttattacCTTCTTGATTGCTCCAAAGCTGTGCTGCTTGTGTATTTAGAGGTGAACTAATGTTTGGCTCTACATTATTAAGTGAAAAAAAGAAGGTAATAAATAATCGTTGTATTGCCACACAAACCCACTTTgtaatttagatttaaaaataatagtaaaatatacaTTTCAATTCAACATCAGTGACATATGTGTAAACTTCTTTCCAATTTCAATGCATACAAATTGAATTCATCAACAACAGCAGGTGCATAATACAAATTGAATTGATAACACAAATAATGAAGAGAGCACAAAAAACAGAAAGCTTGTTTAACATTTTCAATCATTGTGTCTTTACCTCCAAGCAGACTTTGGATGGATAGCAAAATTGTTCTGACATCATAAGCAGATGACCATTTATcctataaataaacaaaataaaatcagtAATGTATGCAACGGCAATGgaataacaacaacaattgcTGATGAGAAGATAATTTCACATTACCTGAAGTATATCCAAGCATATATTGCCATGAAGATCCACATTGGGATGGAAGCAAGTTGTTTCAAACTTGACTTTAGGAGCCTTAAAAGGGTAATCATTAGGAAAGGAAAGTGATAACTTGTATTCTGTGCCTTCAAATACTGTTTCTTTGCTTCCTGTTATTGTTCCTTTCCATAAGAATATGTTGTCCTCCTCTGGAAAAGCAGATATACCAGACTCACCACTCATCTAACAATCCAATAGCAAAAAGAAGcaaaacattaataatattCTTTTCAATTGATCCATTCCATTAATTTCTATTAGAAAAACTATCTTAAAACATTCATGATATTGCCAAGACATGAAACACAAAACAAAGTGGATATACGGTTCTTACCATCAAAGACATTAATTCAGACTGCAACCTGTTCAACACATAGATCAAATTGCCCCAACACAAAACAAAGAAAGTGTTAGAAACAAATGCCTTTAAAAAATGACAGTAATAATAAGGGTAAATGCTAATAGATAACATTGATTTTAAAATCTAGACTTTCTAATAACTTTTTATGTACTTTTAATTCATTCATCTAATTCACTTATCACAATaattaagatttaatttatataaattatctttaatcAAGACTACCTTTAAAGTCACACATAAGGTGATTGTGATTTGTCCATAGCCtttaaatttgcattatataaataaatcaataaataaatcttaATGATGGTATTTGGTAACATTTAGCTAAATTTCTTATACATGAAGCAAGCAACTCCacctattatttatatttttgtatgagAACAAAAAGATTAATTTCATCCAACTAAATTTCTCAATGAGTgtgaaattaaatattgttatttataaTCAAGATCTGAAAGAATATGAGTTATGACCACAACAACGACGATAGTAAAAGTCTAATAAAGCAAAATTATCTGATATTATATGATTGTAAAAATTCAAGTTAACACATATAGATAGAAAAGAAAGATTTATGAGGTGAAGGGGGAAACCTTTTGAGAACGGATTGAGAATCAACGGTCTTAGGAAGAGGAAGAGAGTGTTTTGTGGGAGCAACAATGGATTGAGCAGTAGCAGTATTAATGTTATTGGTACCCataatcaatcaattaataataataaaactgatatatgaatatgaatatgaatgatTCGGTTACAGAAAGATCAAGAAAGATGAATCTTGCGAATTTGTGAATTGTGATGCTGAATGATGAAGAGGATCTGTTAGTTTGGTTTAAAATGAAACGTTGGTACTAGCCGTTGTGGAATTCCACCGACCTTATAACATACCATAAacctaatttaattaattaaataatttgaacGTTGAAGGAAGGACACAAAAGGTAAAAACGCAACGGCTAGTATATCCTTTCAGATTCCAAAACCAAAATGACAACCCCTTAATAATTAAGTTAGTTAATTgcatttaaattgattttgaaaaatagttatatttccCATTTTGTCATTTTTCTTGAGTGTAATTTAAGATTTCACATTATACTCAAACAATTtactcattttttaatttaattatgcaatttttaaaaacacagctccaacaactttattttacatattaataatttatttatattttattttattataatttaaaatattaaatttaaatattttaatttattttacaataaaaaagattaaaataaaattgagtaaaATTAAGTATAACAttaagaaaaagagatgaaactATAAGATAAAGATTGAGGGTAATATTCTTCAAATGATCACAATTTATAGAACatgttttgtaaaataaaaagtagCAAACAATCATTTTAACAATCATATCTATTATCAATTTAAGAAAACTAAAcactataaaaaatacattattttcataattaattttattactgACTTATTAATTAAGGAATTCAAAGTAATTCTCGTAGAAAACACAAATATGCAATTAACAAAAGTAATTATGTCTCTCATTGTCACGTATGTTATTAATTTCTCtcattatttacaatttttccACTATCATGTTTTTCTGTTTGATTGGTTATATTCCAAACAAAGACTAATTGTGACGATACTAACAAATCATGtcattgattttaaaattatttctgaaaaaaatgttggaaaATTGGTCTACACACACGCACACACACGAATCTTTATGTCTTTATTTCAATTGTTGTGGTCTTTCAAGTTTATACAAAGACAATTTCATATTGTTGTCTCTTATGCACCACAATCAACAAATCACAAGGTGAGTCATTAGACTACGTTAGTATATATTGTTGGATTTtaatcctttgattcctaattttgacataattaacaaatcaacaatgttcatacactatatgataaatctaatatttgaattgagcaagatttcaggaacaacaatcaaatcctacacacttggaacaggttgcttggaacacaagaaatcaacaaaagttgatttttgactgaagacaatcgattgggaaatcgatttcataacaagggtgtaaggaaacacaactgtttgtgttggtataatcgattgagcaatcgactgactaaattagaaatgaaaattgcacaagtcagtagcaccccagttttgagggtaatcgattgacaaatcgattatacatttctcaaagtaaacctgattgaaataaatcgattggacaagtcacagtgataCCCCAATTTTAaggataatcgattggcaaatcgattgcttaaatatcacttgcaaaataacttttcctgtgacatacaaatcgattggacaatctatgttgtaaaatttcaatcaagtaaaatttggttgcaatcgattgggaaatcgattgaactaaatcccaggtaagaacgtttacagacaaatacatacaaatcgattggtacgtcgattaacatcaaaatagctgagtcactgacttaaacacaatcgattggcaaatcaattgacagaacttttgaaaacccagtgaactctgagcttatgaccaaatcgattttaagtatttgttaatcgattatgaagatttgataaatcgattatggaatcgattgatatgtgtttcagtttgaacataacatctgcaatcgattacgaaatcgattcatatcagtcttaacataatcactgaaaaatgttgtttaaagaatcgattggcaaatcgattggcttatatagtttcaagattcaagaaaaacaagacacacgataatcgattggcaaatcgattagactggtttatcactttacgaaatcgattggtaaatcgattgattaatatgtttttcagaaactatataaactgtcttcaatcattctttcaataacaatctgaaatacactttgaatattcttgatatacaaaagaacta
It includes:
- the LOC101511053 gene encoding ubiquitin-conjugating enzyme E2 20, with the protein product MGTNNINTATAQSIVAPTKHSLPLPKTVDSQSVLKRLQSELMSLMMSGESGISAFPEEDNIFLWKGTITGSKETVFEGTEYKLSLSFPNDYPFKAPKVKFETTCFHPNVDLHGNICLDILQDKWSSAYDVRTILLSIQSLLGEPNISSPLNTQAAQLWSNQEEYRKMVEKLYKSPSAEVF